The Candidatus Binataceae bacterium genome includes a window with the following:
- a CDS encoding radical SAM protein, with protein MVLFLVALVAVFGIAAVILYLLLGTNRYGGDRPAQALQLTASQSALSNGTLKPEPCRTVRVYFIKPSRYDEEGYVQFYRFGVQPNNTLTALAALNEAFNRKYSAERNVHLETVIWDEICDGVISPETIRAIKEKAHEDGVELLIGLSGVQSNQYPRGRDIALQFKALGVPVMMGGFHVSGYPDSVKFLNECGISAVVGEAENLWGPIVEDFLRGELQLRYSVTDGIRAKTGRDDIIVPLITEALLPVLDDRYLTRFFNETMTTIDTSRGCPFTCSYCSVKNVMGRTMRSREPNAVVTWVRDACRNHGIESLFLVDDDFFRSPRWEEILTGFIEVKKEFPKFSFMMQVDVDASCYANVAEGETETAKHRRSQRFTELAAAAGCYMAFIGIESLNPDNLNFATKYQNTDDRHHKLKLEDARARVINKYRRVVHNWHKVGVAAHAGYMLGFPFDGVDCGRVAAQTLRKIGFDIVSFFIMTPLPGTEDQVRYAQEGAIIDWDFNNLDSQHVTLKHEKLDRSSWLQAYRDAFIGFYSIPRLLHTVATVAGGRGMSAEGRRSVMRQFLYYFFSYRQGRHPMVGGIWPILRRDIRRIAIGDEEARRHYLGGMRFDAILRGEASGGFATATA; from the coding sequence ATGGTACTTTTCCTGGTTGCACTGGTCGCGGTATTTGGTATCGCGGCAGTGATCCTCTACCTGCTTTTGGGGACCAATCGCTATGGCGGGGACCGCCCAGCGCAGGCGCTTCAACTTACCGCTTCTCAGAGCGCTCTCAGCAACGGAACGCTCAAGCCGGAACCGTGCCGCACGGTACGCGTCTATTTCATCAAACCCTCCCGCTACGATGAGGAGGGTTATGTACAGTTCTACCGCTTCGGGGTCCAGCCGAATAACACGTTGACCGCGCTAGCCGCACTCAACGAGGCCTTTAACCGCAAGTACTCGGCCGAGCGCAACGTTCATCTTGAGACGGTCATCTGGGACGAGATCTGCGACGGAGTAATCAGCCCCGAAACCATCAGGGCGATCAAGGAAAAAGCCCACGAAGATGGCGTGGAACTTCTGATCGGTCTGTCCGGCGTGCAGTCCAACCAGTACCCGCGCGGTCGCGATATCGCCCTGCAGTTCAAGGCCCTGGGCGTGCCGGTGATGATGGGCGGCTTCCATGTCAGCGGCTATCCGGACTCGGTCAAGTTTCTCAACGAATGCGGTATCTCGGCGGTGGTCGGCGAAGCGGAAAATCTGTGGGGTCCGATCGTAGAGGACTTCCTGCGCGGGGAGCTTCAGCTCCGCTATTCGGTCACGGACGGAATTCGCGCCAAGACTGGACGCGATGACATCATCGTTCCGCTCATCACCGAGGCGCTGCTGCCGGTACTTGATGACCGCTACCTGACCCGCTTCTTCAACGAAACCATGACCACCATCGACACGTCGCGGGGATGCCCGTTCACGTGCTCGTACTGCAGCGTCAAGAACGTCATGGGTCGGACCATGCGCTCGCGCGAACCCAACGCGGTGGTGACCTGGGTGCGCGATGCATGCCGCAATCACGGGATTGAATCTCTGTTTCTGGTTGATGACGACTTCTTCAGGTCGCCCCGCTGGGAGGAAATTCTGACCGGTTTCATTGAGGTCAAGAAGGAGTTTCCCAAATTCTCCTTCATGATGCAGGTTGACGTCGACGCCTCCTGTTACGCCAATGTCGCGGAGGGCGAAACTGAAACCGCCAAGCATCGCCGCAGTCAGCGTTTCACGGAGCTGGCCGCCGCGGCGGGCTGCTATATGGCTTTCATCGGAATTGAATCGCTCAATCCGGACAACCTGAATTTTGCGACCAAGTATCAAAACACTGATGACCGCCACCACAAGCTCAAGCTCGAGGACGCGCGCGCGCGAGTCATCAACAAGTACCGGCGCGTGGTCCACAACTGGCACAAGGTGGGCGTGGCAGCGCACGCCGGATACATGCTCGGCTTCCCATTCGATGGGGTAGATTGCGGCCGGGTAGCCGCCCAGACCCTGAGAAAGATCGGATTCGATATAGTGTCGTTCTTCATCATGACTCCGCTGCCCGGGACCGAGGACCAGGTGCGCTACGCCCAGGAAGGCGCAATCATCGATTGGGACTTCAACAACCTCGATTCACAGCACGTGACGCTCAAGCATGAGAAGCTCGATCGGTCGAGCTGGTTGCAGGCGTACCGTGATGCGTTCATCGGCTTTTATTCGATTCCGCGGCTTCTGCACACGGTCGCCACCGTAGCCGGGGGCCGCGGCATGAGCGCGGAGGGGCGACGCTCAGTAATGCGTCAGTTTCTGTACTATTTCTTTTCTTATCGGCAGGGACGCCATCCCATGGTCGGCGGCATCTGGCCGATTCTGCGTCGCGACATTCGTCGCATCGCCATAGGCGACGAAGAAGCGCGCCGCCATTATCTGGGCGGGATGCGCTTCGACGCGATCCTGCGCGGTGAGGCGAGCGGCGGCTTTGCGACCGCCACCGCGTGA
- a CDS encoding DUF1499 domain-containing protein produces MSSIPHLNLIVAAAVILLLIFVPFLRRLVFALLRIAIAVVAAFVAVAGISMLMNNETIYEKPGAKARIIRFMTVDHAATSEKGLGTATCKWADEPPAPATIGPARSTSVPGAAAAQPDSGEPEDVYPELMTRSFPGISRQKLFDLSQQVVNSLGGWKIVKSDPHAGTLDCVYTSRILGAEDDVRIAVTPKGDIELCSRSGTERKGSTSLLGVFPGDFGANTGHIKQFYETLEPKMDEVYKEEQEKENAKKPHGGP; encoded by the coding sequence ATGAGCAGCATCCCCCACCTAAACCTGATCGTCGCCGCCGCCGTCATCCTGCTACTCATCTTCGTGCCGTTTCTCCGCCGGCTGGTATTCGCGTTGCTGCGCATCGCGATCGCGGTGGTTGCAGCGTTCGTTGCGGTGGCGGGTATCTCGATGCTCATGAACAACGAGACAATCTATGAGAAGCCCGGCGCGAAAGCCCGCATCATCAGGTTCATGACGGTGGATCACGCCGCGACCAGCGAGAAAGGACTGGGTACGGCCACTTGCAAATGGGCTGACGAACCTCCCGCCCCGGCCACCATCGGACCCGCCAGATCCACTTCCGTTCCCGGCGCGGCCGCCGCCCAACCCGATTCCGGGGAACCGGAGGACGTTTATCCCGAGCTGATGACGCGCAGCTTCCCCGGCATTTCACGGCAGAAGCTGTTCGACCTGTCGCAGCAGGTCGTAAACTCGCTGGGTGGATGGAAAATCGTCAAGTCCGACCCGCACGCGGGCACACTCGACTGCGTCTACACGAGCCGGATTCTGGGGGCGGAAGATGACGTGCGGATTGCGGTTACTCCGAAAGGCGATATCGAGCTCTGCTCGCGCTCCGGCACGGAGCGTAAGGGCTCGACTTCGTTGCTGGGCGTCTTTCCAGGCGACTTCGGTGCGAACACCGGACACATCAAACAATTTTACGAAACTCTCGAACCAAAGATGGACGAGGTCTATAAGGAAGAGCAGGAGAAGGAAAATGCCAAGAAGCCGCACGGCGGTCCCTGA
- a CDS encoding DUF507 family protein, with the protein MIRESQIDSLASFLVHSLAARQIIKPKAEEKDLIACVVELMSANFETEAEIDAEAERMTEQLARQDSRADPARLRSMIRQRLAEKKGFTL; encoded by the coding sequence ATGATTCGGGAATCGCAAATTGACTCACTCGCAAGTTTCCTGGTGCACAGCCTCGCGGCGCGCCAGATCATCAAGCCCAAAGCTGAGGAAAAGGACCTGATCGCGTGCGTGGTTGAGCTCATGTCCGCCAATTTCGAGACCGAAGCCGAGATCGACGCGGAGGCCGAGCGGATGACCGAGCAGTTGGCGCGCCAAGATTCGCGCGCAGACCCGGCACGCCTGCGTTCCATGATTCGCCAGCGCCTGGCGGAGAAGAAGGGCTTTACCCTCTAG
- a CDS encoding DUF507 family protein: protein MKLSEARILYLARESLARLRDEGLAEIPNFALALRQARELIAEWNHQGDEIDALVRRKITSIKRGIVEGSNEWTLLYRRYRDEELRKRGILH from the coding sequence ATGAAACTCAGCGAAGCTAGGATTCTCTACCTGGCGCGCGAATCACTCGCTCGTCTGCGCGACGAGGGTTTGGCCGAGATACCCAACTTTGCGCTGGCGCTCCGGCAGGCGCGCGAGCTTATCGCCGAATGGAACCATCAGGGCGATGAGATCGACGCGCTGGTGCGCCGTAAAATCACCTCCATCAAGAGAGGCATTGTCGAGGGCAGCAACGAATGGACGCTGCTCTACCGGCGCTACCGCGATGAGGAATTGCGCAAGCGCGGTATCTTGCACTGA